The DNA window CAGTCACTGAAGACAGTCCACACATTAACACAGACACTTCAGTCTTGTGACACGTCCTGTGGATCAAAAACTAGTGACAATCTGGACATCCACAGGAACAAACAGCGTCATGCATTTCACTATTTATGTACTTAATTTTAGCTTTAACTTAAAATTAGCTTAAAtatatttacttaaaaaaaatggtGTCATTCTTTCATATAGTAGTAACATTTGAGAAATaccagaaatatatataatactttCTATAGAAAAATACATCAATGCCACAAGTAAACAATCATTTTATCAGCAGAATCTAATTTTTTTATAAGCATTTATTTCTGATATTAGATTCTGCATTATTTGGTCCCTACAGTATATTGAAATAGTTTATACTGACCCACGTGTGTCTTGGTCTGTGTCTTACCAGCTGGAGTGGTCAGAGTTAGCTCAGCCTCTTCACAGAACCCCACAGGATGGATGTATGGACTGCTAGCGTCACACCTTGACAAAAGACAATTACTAGGTAAACAGGCACACAAAAGCAACATAGGGTTTACcaacaaatattaaattaaacacattttttgactttttgacAATTGTGTTGCAGCTGCATAAATTCTGTAGTTACGTGCAGTGTGTTTGTCCAACTTTTCCAGACTTTTTGTCCAATTTCCAAACTTGTCAAGACTTCGTCACATTCATTTCCAATACCTATCTATAACTACAGTACAGACATTTAACTACTGTCAGCAGTCCACTAAGCAGACTGGGGAATATCTTGGGATTATACCCGTTTTTTCAGTCTTAAACCAGGCTCTTACCAATAATCATATGTGTCATCCCAGTTGTCAAAATGAATGAGCAGTCGGTtgtcaacaacagcagcaatggTTGCTACACAGATCAACGATGGGTTCTTCCTGTCGACCGCCTCCAGCTTCATCCCTGCTCTAAATCCAGACGGAGTCACAGACTAGagtaaaaaacataaacatacacatttagCACATACAAACCCTGAATTTAAGAACAATCTGATTGCTTTTGAGTATACAGATTACGTGTGCTTAGTACGCACTGTGTTGAGGCTCTTGAAAAGGTGTTTTGGGGCCAGCTGACCCCTGCAGTTCTTCACATACATGCTCCAATTAAACTCTCCATCCTTACAACCTACAAGACAAACTTACTGAGGAAGGTTGTTTGGAAAATCGTGGATAGACGTGTcagtttgcgtgtgtgtgtctacctTTAGGCAACAATAACTTATGTCCATTCTTCTCACACCAGCCAGCTGGTTTTATATCCCATGAGTCAGCGTTGGCCCAGAAGTCGTAGCATTCTGGGTAACCATCAAAGTGTAGCCTCACCCTATAGCCTTGGATCTGAGAGGGAAAGGGACAGCGCGCATGTATGAGTGAAATTCTTAATTATGCACAAGGATAAAGATACATATGGTCTTTTGCTGaaccaaaaccacaaacaaCTATTAGCACCTGTACCTCTGCAACAGTGAGTACACAGAACAGAGATGGGTGAGATGGGTCCAACCCCTCCAGCTTCATTCCCACTTTAAAACTGTTCCTGCTTTGAGGAAACGACTGGTGCTGCAAGACAAATGCACATCATAGCACAGTCATGATTTGGCTTTATTGAgaccaaataaacaaaaccatctggttatactttaaaaaaaaaaatagaaaattggCCAGTGAATATAGGGAAAAAATACCTCTTTGAATAGTTTAACAGGAGAAGCGATGGCCCTCTCCTCTTCCAAGTAAGCAGGCCAGCTCCATGCCCGTTTTTTATTGGGTGGGGCAGTCACTGAGGGTtgggcaaaaataaaaaatactcagGTTTTATGTACTGTGGATGGTGCATGTGGACCTCCATCAAATGCCATTCATGAGAAACATACAGATGCAGATACGCCTCTTCCCCAAGtttgagatttattttattcagatcAGCTGTTTCTTAAATCGTGATATATAACTTTATACAACTAGATAATTAggagtaaaaaaatgtttaaatctaTTAATCTATATGTCATGGATATGTGAAAACATGCCCATAATATTGATAGAACCTAATTAATACCCAATTAATATAAACTCAGACACAGGGTGCCTGTAAGTTTCATAAGTTAGAGTTAAGATATTTGAAGATGCCAATTCAAATGCCAATTAGAaaataagacacattttcatgcattctaaaaaaatttaaataagttgCTTTATCAGAGGGCAATGTGCAAGAAGTTTACAGCATTTCTAAGACTTACAAAACTGAATTTAAGacataaaatgttatcattagtTGTATTTAAGACTCTTAAATTTAGGTAATCATGTCAGTCATTTAAAGATTTTTATGGGCTTTAGAAACACTGTGTCTGGCAGCAGTCTAACATACCAAGTTTGGCAATTTTGGCACCTCTTCTGCCTTTGGTAGTCTTTGCTTTTTCCTACAAAAGGTGAAATGAAAGAACGTGTTAATAATCAAAACTATCAACTTGTTTTCTCAACTTAAAGAACAAGAGAGAAACGATGAGAATAGAAAAATTCCAGAAGATACTTTGTTGCAAAACCTTAGTTATTACAGCAAGACCGTGCTAAACACTTGTAGCTCTGAAAGGGAACAACACTGGAGACAAATGCTAAGAGTATGCTCCTTACCTCTGGTTCCTCTTGGttgtcttcctcttcatcaccaGAATCCATATAGATCTTCCTCTTTTTGCGCACACGTTTACCCAGCCTCTCGCCCTCAACTGTTTGACTCTCCCTTGCTTCCCCTGGAGACGATCTGCAGAAAAGAAAGATTTGTCTCGTGATggtacaacaaaacaaaataatctgaaggaaaacaaagaagTGTTAGAGAATACCAGATGTGTGATTTTTACCTGCCACTGGAGGGCTGGGCACAAATGGAGCTACAGAATTTGCCCTGAAAGAGGGCATCCCGGGGAACGGGGCCACCACAGGCCCGGCACCTTGACAGCTCCCCATTTGGGCCCATGTGTGCGCTAGAGCCAACTTCAACACTGGGACCAACCTCCACATTGGGGCCCTCCATACTGGGGCCCTCCTCTAAAGACAGAAGCACAGGACGGGGGGCTAGAGGACAAGGCAGAAAGAAGGGCTGAAAATGAGAATGTTCACTGTGCAACACATGTAAACAATGCTATTctttacaataacaatgttGTAAGGATTAAACACGTGCTGTCATACCTTTAGCTTGTGACGAACCTGGCtgactctgattggctggagcTGTGGCCGTGCCAGTCTGTGATTGGCCCTCTGGTGGAGGGGTGGGAGTGTGTGACTGTGCTGGGTCCAAGGTCTTACAGTTAGGCTGTGCCTCCTGCCCTTTGACCTCTAGGTCTGTGACAATCTCAAGAGTCGCAAACTCTGTCATGCGGAACTGAAAGAGACacagggaaaaaacagaaatgctcATCAGGGTTTCTCCCAGGAAATTGTTGAGCCCAGGTGGTGCGCCAACCCGATCCTGATTCAACTTGTatcctgatgaatgtaaatgtaaataatagtTACACTCATTAAATATACAACATACTCAGTGTGAAatagctctttctctctcttttcccctgaaggttaatgttttatttaataaaaatgtattattttttcagAAAGTTAGCAGAGGTGGTTTTAATTTAAGGCGAGTACGCCCACCTCTGCTATAAAACAGGAAACCCTGCTCTTACGAagctgtgtgtgatcagagactTTTACACAAACAGGGATGTGTATCCTGGACAGGAACACAAATATCTCTCGTACCCTGATGTCACTGCCTGGCAGCGTGGCTATACCATCCTTCCAGTCCAAAGCACCCATAATGTCAAACTCAGCTCCCTGGGAGGGGCCATCACTGGGTGGAGTATCGGTCATTCCCACTCCTCCTTTATATCCCTGCAAAGACATCATAACAGTCACATCAAAGACATTATCACATACTGACGTTACAGATGTTCAAAATATAACAGAGGTTGAAT is part of the Siniperca chuatsi isolate FFG_IHB_CAS linkage group LG9, ASM2008510v1, whole genome shotgun sequence genome and encodes:
- the l3mbtl1b gene encoding lethal(3)malignant brain tumor-like protein 4 isoform X2, which encodes MTDTPPSDGPSQGAEFDIMGALDWKDGIATLPGSDIRFRMTEFATLEIVTDLEVKGQEAQPNCKTLDPAQSHTPTPPPEGQSQTGTATAPANQSQPGSSQAKAPRPVLLSLEEGPSMEGPNVEVGPSVEVGSSAHMGPNGELSRCRACGGPVPRDALFQGKFCSSICAQPSSGRSSPGEARESQTVEGERLGKRVRKKRKIYMDSGDEEEDNQEEPEEKAKTTKGRRGAKIAKLVTAPPNKKRAWSWPAYLEEERAIASPVKLFKEHQSFPQSRNSFKVGMKLEGLDPSHPSLFCVLTVAEIQGYRVRLHFDGYPECYDFWANADSWDIKPAGWCEKNGHKLLLPKGCKDGEFNWSMYVKNCRGQLAPKHLFKSLNTSVTPSGFRAGMKLEAVDRKNPSLICVATIAAVVDNRLLIHFDNWDDTYDYWCDASSPYIHPVGFCEEAELTLTTPAGKTQTKTHVEYKQPKSFSWEKYLEVTGTQAAPARAFKPRPPHGFQVGMKVEAVDKRNPMLIRVATIADTEDHRLKIHFDGWSSEYDYWVETDCPDLHPVGWCQKTGHPLQYPNGSSDLLTAPGQGCPTPGCNGVGHIRGPRYGTHYTQVSCPYSEMNLNKEGLLPDRLSGERPLALSGLHPRGRRPDPHTNITTHISSTPDQTEGAEDSQNRKPVTVEAERSGRNSQPEPPGGASEQSHNGTRPKRTAPVPKYLKMHYVKEEIGDSKASPDAISLQQALHESVFSPGISASPPHRVALCWDKHCQLLPEVLGLTAKRVATWSAEEVASFVKGLPGCKEHAATFKTEQIDGEAFLLLTQADIVKILSIKLGPALKIYNSILMLKNADEE
- the l3mbtl1b gene encoding lethal(3)malignant brain tumor-like protein 4 isoform X1, whose translation is MTDTPPSDGPSQGAEFDIMGALDWKDGIATLPGSDIRFRMTEFATLEIVTDLEVKGQEAQPNCKTLDPAQSHTPTPPPEGQSQTGTATAPANQSQPGSSQAKAPRPVLLSLEEGPSMEGPNVEVGPSVEVGSSAHMGPNGELSRCRACGGPVPRDALFQGKFCSSICAQPSSGRSSPGEARESQTVEGERLGKRVRKKRKIYMDSGDEEEDNQEEPEEKAKTTKGRRGAKIAKLVTAPPNKKRAWSWPAYLEEERAIASPVKLFKEHQSFPQSRNSFKVGMKLEGLDPSHPSLFCVLTVAEVQIQGYRVRLHFDGYPECYDFWANADSWDIKPAGWCEKNGHKLLLPKGCKDGEFNWSMYVKNCRGQLAPKHLFKSLNTSVTPSGFRAGMKLEAVDRKNPSLICVATIAAVVDNRLLIHFDNWDDTYDYWCDASSPYIHPVGFCEEAELTLTTPAGKTQTKTHVEYKQPKSFSWEKYLEVTGTQAAPARAFKPRPPHGFQVGMKVEAVDKRNPMLIRVATIADTEDHRLKIHFDGWSSEYDYWVETDCPDLHPVGWCQKTGHPLQYPNGSSDLLTAPGQGCPTPGCNGVGHIRGPRYGTHYTQVSCPYSEMNLNKEGLLPDRLSGERPLALSGLHPRGRRPDPHTNITTHISSTPDQTEGAEDSQNRKPVTVEAERSGRNSQPEPPGGASEQSHNGTRPKRTAPVPKYLKMHYVKEEIGDSKASPDAISLQQALHESVFSPGISASPPHRVALCWDKHCQLLPEVLGLTAKRVATWSAEEVASFVKGLPGCKEHAATFKTEQIDGEAFLLLTQADIVKILSIKLGPALKIYNSILMLKNADEE
- the l3mbtl1b gene encoding lethal(3)malignant brain tumor-like protein 4 isoform X4, with product MTDTPPSDGPSQGAEFDIMGALDWKDGIATLPGSDIRFRMTEFATLEIVTDLEVKGQEAQPNCKTLDPAQSHTPTPPPEGQSQTGTATAPANQSQPGSSQAKEEGPSMEGPNVEVGPSVEVGSSAHMGPNGELSRCRACGGPVPRDALFQGKFCSSICAQPSSGRSSPGEARESQTVEGERLGKRVRKKRKIYMDSGDEEEDNQEEPEEKAKTTKGRRGAKIAKLVTAPPNKKRAWSWPAYLEEERAIASPVKLFKEHQSFPQSRNSFKVGMKLEGLDPSHPSLFCVLTVAEVQIQGYRVRLHFDGYPECYDFWANADSWDIKPAGWCEKNGHKLLLPKGCKDGEFNWSMYVKNCRGQLAPKHLFKSLNTSVTPSGFRAGMKLEAVDRKNPSLICVATIAAVVDNRLLIHFDNWDDTYDYWCDASSPYIHPVGFCEEAELTLTTPAGKTQTKTHVEYKQPKSFSWEKYLEVTGTQAAPARAFKPRPPHGFQVGMKVEAVDKRNPMLIRVATIADTEDHRLKIHFDGWSSEYDYWVETDCPDLHPVGWCQKTGHPLQYPNGSSDLLTAPGQGCPTPGCNGVGHIRGPRYGTHYTQVSCPYSEMNLNKEGLLPDRLSGERPLALSGLHPRGRRPDPHTNITTHISSTPDQTEGAEDSQNRKPVTVEAERSGRNSQPEPPGGASEQSHNGTRPKRTAPVPKYLKMHYVKEEIGDSKASPDAISLQQALHESVFSPGISASPPHRVALCWDKHCQLLPEVLGLTAKRVATWSAEEVASFVKGLPGCKEHAATFKTEQIDGEAFLLLTQADIVKILSIKLGPALKIYNSILMLKNADEE
- the l3mbtl1b gene encoding lethal(3)malignant brain tumor-like protein 4 isoform X7, producing MTDTPPSDGPSQGAEFDIMGALDWKDGIATLPGSDIRFRMTEFATLEIVTDLEVKGQEAQPNCKTLDPAQSHTPTPPPEGQSQTGTATAPANQSQPGSSQAKEEGPSMEGPNVEVGPSVEVGSSAHMGPNGELSRCRACGGPVPRDALFQGKFCSSICAQPSSGRSSPGEARESQTVEGERLGKRVRKKRKIYMDSGDEEEDNQEEPEEKAKTTKGRRGAKIAKLVTAPPNKKRAWSWPAYLEEERAIASPVKLFKEHQSFPQSRNSFKVGMKLEGLDPSHPSLFCVLTVAEIQGYRVRLHFDGYPECYDFWANADSWDIKPAGWCEKNGHKLLLPKGCKDGEFNWSMYVKNCRGQLAPKHLFKSLNTSVTPSGFRAGMKLEAVDRKNPSLICVATIAAVVDNRLLIHFDNWDDTYDYWCDASSPYIHPVGFCEEAELTLTTPAGKTQTKTHVEYKQPKSFSWEKYLEVTGTQAAPARAFKPRPPHGFQVGMKVEAVDKRNPMLIRVATIADTEDHRLKIHFDGWSSEYDYWVETDCPDLHPVGWCQKTGHPLQYPNGSSDLLTAPGQGCPTPGCNGVGHIRGPRYGTHYTQVSCPYSEMNLNKEGLLPDRLSGERPLALSGLHPRGRRPDPHTNITTHISSTPDQTEGAEDSQNRKPVTVEAERSGRNSQPEPPGGASEQSHNGTRPKRTAPVPKYLKMHYVKEEIGDSKASPDAISLQQALHESVFSPGISASPPHRVALCWDKHCQLLPEVLGLTAKRVATWSAEEVASFVKGLPGCKEHAATFKTEQIDGEAFLLLTQADIVKILSIKLGPALKIYNSILMLKNADEE
- the l3mbtl1b gene encoding lethal(3)malignant brain tumor-like protein 4 isoform X3; this encodes MTDTPPSDGPSQGAEFDIMGALDWKDGIATLPGSDIRFRMTEFATLEIVTDLEVKGQEAQPNCKTLDPAQSHTPTPPPEGQSQTGTATAPANQSQPGSSQAKAPRPVLLSLEEGPSMEGPNVEVGPSVEVGSSAHMGPNGELSRCRACGGPVPRDALFQGKFCSSICAQPSSGRSSPGEARESQTVEGERLGKRVRKKRKIYMDSGDEEEDNQEEPEEKAKTTKGRRGAKIAKLVTAPPNKKRAWSWPAYLEEERAIASPVKLFKEHQSFPQSRNSFKVGMKLEGLDPSHPSLFCVLTVAEVQIQGYRVRLHFDGYPECYDFWANADSWDIKPAGWCEKNGHKLLLPKGCKDGEFNWSMYVKNCRGQLAPKHLFKSLNTSVTPSGFRAGMKLEAVDRKNPSLICVATIAAVVDNRLLIHFDNWDDTYDYWCDASSPYIHPVGFCEEAELTLTTPAEYKQPKSFSWEKYLEVTGTQAAPARAFKPRPPHGFQVGMKVEAVDKRNPMLIRVATIADTEDHRLKIHFDGWSSEYDYWVETDCPDLHPVGWCQKTGHPLQYPNGSSDLLTAPGQGCPTPGCNGVGHIRGPRYGTHYTQVSCPYSEMNLNKEGLLPDRLSGERPLALSGLHPRGRRPDPHTNITTHISSTPDQTEGAEDSQNRKPVTVEAERSGRNSQPEPPGGASEQSHNGTRPKRTAPVPKYLKMHYVKEEIGDSKASPDAISLQQALHESVFSPGISASPPHRVALCWDKHCQLLPEVLGLTAKRVATWSAEEVASFVKGLPGCKEHAATFKTEQIDGEAFLLLTQADIVKILSIKLGPALKIYNSILMLKNADEE
- the l3mbtl1b gene encoding lethal(3)malignant brain tumor-like protein 4 isoform X5, producing MTDTPPSDGPSQGAEFDIMGALDWKDGIATLPGSDIRFRMTEFATLEIVTDLEVKGQEAQPNCKTLDPAQSHTPTPPPEGQSQTGTATAPANQSQPGSSQAKAPRPVLLSLEEGPSMEGPNVEVGPSVEVGSSAHMGPNGELSRCRACGGPVPRDALFQGKFCSSICAQPSSGRSSPGEARESQTVEGERLGKRVRKKRKIYMDSGDEEEDNQEEPEEKAKTTKGRRGAKIAKLVTAPPNKKRAWSWPAYLEEERAIASPVKLFKEHQSFPQSRNSFKVGMKLEGLDPSHPSLFCVLTVAEIQGYRVRLHFDGYPECYDFWANADSWDIKPAGWCEKNGHKLLLPKGCKDGEFNWSMYVKNCRGQLAPKHLFKSLNTSVTPSGFRAGMKLEAVDRKNPSLICVATIAAVVDNRLLIHFDNWDDTYDYWCDASSPYIHPVGFCEEAELTLTTPAEYKQPKSFSWEKYLEVTGTQAAPARAFKPRPPHGFQVGMKVEAVDKRNPMLIRVATIADTEDHRLKIHFDGWSSEYDYWVETDCPDLHPVGWCQKTGHPLQYPNGSSDLLTAPGQGCPTPGCNGVGHIRGPRYGTHYTQVSCPYSEMNLNKEGLLPDRLSGERPLALSGLHPRGRRPDPHTNITTHISSTPDQTEGAEDSQNRKPVTVEAERSGRNSQPEPPGGASEQSHNGTRPKRTAPVPKYLKMHYVKEEIGDSKASPDAISLQQALHESVFSPGISASPPHRVALCWDKHCQLLPEVLGLTAKRVATWSAEEVASFVKGLPGCKEHAATFKTEQIDGEAFLLLTQADIVKILSIKLGPALKIYNSILMLKNADEE
- the l3mbtl1b gene encoding lethal(3)malignant brain tumor-like protein 4 isoform X6, whose amino-acid sequence is MTDTPPSDGPSQGAEFDIMGALDWKDGIATLPGSDIRFRMTEFATLEIVTDLEVKGQEAQPNCKTLDPAQSHTPTPPPEGQSQTGTATAPANQSQPGSSQAKEEGPSMEGPNVEVGPSVEVGSSAHMGPNGELSRCRACGGPVPRDALFQGKFCSSICAQPSSGRSSPGEARESQTVEGERLGKRVRKKRKIYMDSGDEEEDNQEEPEEKAKTTKGRRGAKIAKLVTAPPNKKRAWSWPAYLEEERAIASPVKLFKEHQSFPQSRNSFKVGMKLEGLDPSHPSLFCVLTVAEIQGYRVRLHFDGYPECYDFWANADSWDIKPAGWCEKNGHKLLLPKGCKDGEFNWSMYVKNCRGQLAPKHLFKSLNTSVTPSGFRAGMKLEAVDRKNPSLICVATIAAVVDNRLLIHFDNWDDTYDYWCDASSPYIHPVGFCEEAELTLTTPAEYKQPKSFSWEKYLEVTGTQAAPARAFKPRPPHGFQVGMKVEAVDKRNPMLIRVATIADTEDHRLKIHFDGWSSEYDYWVETDCPDLHPVGWCQKTGHPLQYPNGSSDLLTAPGQGCPTPGCNGVGHIRGPRYGTHYTQVSCPYSEMNLNKEGLLPDRLSGERPLALSGLHPRGRRPDPHTNITTHISSTPDQTEGAEDSQNRKPVTVEAERSGRNSQPEPPGGASEQSHNGTRPKRTAPVPKYLKMHYVKEEIGDSKASPDAISLQQALHESVFSPGISASPPHRVALCWDKHCQLLPEVLGLTAKRVATWSAEEVASFVKGLPGCKEHAATFKTEQIDGEAFLLLTQADIVKILSIKLGPALKIYNSILMLKNADEE